The Kordia sp. SMS9 DNA window CGGTACATTAGGTCCTTCAGTGTCGTTAAATATCGGAGTGCCAGTTACCGAAATTCCAATTGGACCAAGTCCAGTTGCTGTACTTGTAGCAGCAAGTTCAGGAGCGGCAGGAACCGTTACTGTAAAACTGCGTTCTCCGATAGCTCCAGGCGTTTGTGCAAGTGCAACCACAGGATTTATGTATAAAGGTTCTGCAGGATTCCAGTATGGAGAAGTATGATTGGGTATACCGTTGGAATCAATAGTGATTTCATCACCACTAAATGAAATAGTAACCGAATTTGTGTTAAATTCATCAAATGCAGCTAACGGTGTGCTGCTTTCTGTAGAAGGTGTAGGATCAACTGGTGTTGTATCGTTGTTGTTGTCGTCGCTACAGGATACAATGAAAGTGATGGCTACTAAAAATAGGAAGTGTGTGAACTTTGAATGTTTCATTTCTTGCTGATTGGTTTGTTAATAGATGTTTTTTTTAAGACTTGTGTAGAAGTAATACCAAATAAACCATAAGATGCAACATATAAACTCGTTCATTTGGCAGTATAGTTCCTTGCAGCTTCTTTCCGTAGCTACAGCTATGCAAAAAATCTACTACGTCCTATACTACCAAAGCAACTTCGTCTCTAAAGTCGCATTTTATAGTTTATTTGGTATAATTCAATTATCATTAGATAATTCTTCCATTTCAATGATAGTTAGACCTTCTTTTTCATAAAAGGTTTAATTTGATGAAGAAGTTTACTATTTCTAACTAATACCAATTAAATAATAACTACTAATTCAAAAAAAGTTTAGAACCACTTCCTAGTAAAGAGCTTCGTCAACGTTTTAGGACTGAGCGTTACAATGAATCGGATGCGTTGATCAAAACCTGGCTGTGCAATTTCCCAACCGTTATTGGAGTAGACAGGGAAATACAATTCAAAGAAATCGGGCACCAAGTTCAAACGAATTCCTGAGTCGTAGACAAAGCGCATATTGCTTCCGTTATTTTTGATGAATCCAACGTCTCCATAGGCTTCTACCCATTTCCAAAGGCTGTAACTTACGTTAGAAGTTCCTATCCAATCGTTGGAGAATGGATTTTCTAGTTTGGACTTAAATCCTCCTTCAGCCACTACTAATTGCTGACTGAACAAGCCTGTGTCTTCTGATCGACCGTAATAGTTGTAATCAAACAAATAATCTGTAGGTCTGTCGAGTGCAAAACTGAAAAAGTCTGAATTGGTATCGTTGAATAAAAATTTTCCAAAGAAGAAACGCACATTTAATTGACGGTTGTCTCTAAAGAGTTTTCTATAGTCTAAATTGAAGGAAATTTTAGAGAATTTTTTGGTAATTTGAAAGTCCGTAAACCAAACCATGTGACGAATTGGATCTGGATTTGAATATACATAACGCGCATTGAACACACTGTAATTTGGCTCATCATCATCCGTTGAAAGCGTTGGTATTTCTGATTGTTCACGCTGAACGATCACATACCGTAAATCAATAAATTCTTTTTGATTGGATCTAAAATCGGGATCTCTAAAACCAAAGGTAATTTTCGGCACAAAACGCGTATATGCTAAGTCTTCCGCGTAGTTAAAGTAGTTTCCGCCCACGGTAAATCGCGTAAAATACAAATCGCTATTTTCACTTTCAATGTCATGACGATACGATATACTTCCCGAACCTACCAATTGCTTTGAACGCAGTCCGTACGACGGTTTTAAATCATATAAAAAACGTTTGGTCAAAAATACTTTGTTGTACAAGCGCATTCCTGGGGTAAAACCATCATATAAGTTAAATCGCGCCACTGGCACAAAGAATATTTGATTGTAATGTGGATTTTCTGCATCTTTAAAGAAAGTGAGACGTAATTTTTTATTGTTCGCAAAGAAACCATTTAACGATTTCCAATTGTCACGCTGATTGAATTCAGGAATGATTTTATCATAATTCAACACCAAACGATCAATACTATCGCTCGGAATGGTCACCGTTTTCTTTTTGCCAATATCCGTCACCCAATATTTAGAAACGACCGAATCATTTTTGATTCCGAAGAGTGAAATAGGGAAGTTGCCGTCGTATTTATTTTGAATGGTTACGCGCAACGAATCCTCTACTTTTTTTACTTTTTTGATTTTGTAATCAATTCGTTTTCTGGAATCTACATAGTTGTCAAAGTACCAATCAATATCTTTCGGAGCTTTCGATTTTAGTAAATTTTCAAAGTCTTTTCGCGTTGATATCTGTAAACGATTTTTTGCGTAGTATTCTTTGACAAAATCATCAATGACTGTTTCATCAAAATATGATTTTAGGTATTTCAATCCTACACCAGCTTTGTATTTGTTGGCGATATTGTTGTTGAATTTTGTCAGCGAATCTTTTGAAGTATTTAAGGGTTGATCAATATTTTTACGCGCCATCAACATGAACATAAACGGATATTGATCATTAAAATCGAGTTTGGCAAATTCATACGAACGAATTCCCCATACTTTCGACAATCCGCCAGTCAGTTTCATATTCGGATAGAAGGTTTCTGCATATCCCATCATCATATAAATTTCGATGGCATCAGAAATCCACTTTTCCGTACGTGTGTCCATCCACATAGATTCTTCTAGGTTTTTCTCCAGAATCGCCTTTAGGATTTTTATTTCGTATTGAAACGCGTCTGTAAATGGTCTGACGAAAGATGGCAATTGACCTAATCCGTACACGGGATTTTTTTTATTGTCAATTTGAGAAATCATCATCTTTTCTCTTGGGAATGCGCCTAGTTTTTCATGAATGAATTGCACCACTTTATCAATGGAAATTGCTTGTTCTTTTTCGTCCAAACGATACGGATCAATGTTGGTAGTAATACTTACTTTGTCTGTTTGAAACGTTTTAAATTGTGAGTTTTGACGCAGTAAAATGGTGATGTCTTTTACATTTTTGGATTTGAGTTGAATCATTCCGTTGCCATCATTTGTTACTGAATCCGCTCCTGAAACGACTTGAAACTTTTCGGGAACAATCAACGTAATGTTATGATCTGCTTGTTCCGTGTATAAATCGTCTAAGTTTTTGTTGCTGTATAAAATCCAACCATTTCTGTAAGCCGCAGGCGTCATATACCAATAACGCAAACTAAAATCTCCATTTTTGGCGAATCCGTAACGTGTAAATTCGTCGTATGGCAATTTGACTTCATAATTCAAATGAAGCGTTACCGATTCATTTGGTAGCAAAGGTTGATTCAGTGTAACTTTTATGATGTCTACTTGTTTTCTCAAACGTTGCCAATCTAATGTAGCAGCATTCGCAGAAATATTAGCCACAGCCGTATACCCACGTTTTTTGTCGGGCGCTAAGTGGAAGTTTCGATGAAATTCTTCTGCAAAGCGTTTTGCCAGCTGCGTATCTTTTCCTGAAAAGGCGTGACTCCAATCGTTGAGATAGATTTCTGAAAGTGTCGTTCCTGTTTCGTTGGTGTAGGTAATTTTTTGAACAACATTCAGCGTATTACTTTCTGCTTGCAGCGTTGCTGTGACAGTATTTGTATGCTGTCCAAAAGCTGTAAAACTCAGAAGTAACAGTAGGTATAGTCCGAAATGGGTGCGTATTGTGTTCAATTATTTTTTTATAAATTTTTTAGTTTCCGTGTAATTATCAATTTTCATATAGTAAATGCCTTTCGGTAAGTTGGCAACATTTACGTTGGTAATATCGTTATTTTTCACCTTACCTGACATTAATTTTCGTGCTAAAACGTCGTAAATCACATATTCATTGTTTGATGTGTTAGAATTTAACATAAATGCCAATTGATCGGCAGTTACATTTCCACGAACAAACTGAAAGGTACTCGTTTCAGCAAATTGGTCTGTACTTAGTAATTGTTCGTTGGTTTCCAGTTCCATTACGACAGGTAAATGATCGCTCATGTCGTATAGTGCATTCCGAAGTGTTTGTGAATAACTTACGCCAGAACCTGGAACTTCTGCACAATCAGACGAGTTGATTTCGCGATTGAAACAGTTTGGATTTAAGTTGTTACCATACGCTTTATACGAGTTTGGTTTGTAATATAAATCCGTTCCTGTCAACAGGTTTTCAGAAGTCATGATAAAATCAAAACGATCGTCAAATCCTCCAGTAGCGCCACCTAAACCGCCTTGTGTACGTGTAGATTGTGTAAACACATCTATAAAACTGCTATTTGTATGCCAATCGCCCAAACGATTGATCGGATCTGCCAGCGTAATGGCATTTGCAGGATCTGTCAATTCTTGAAATGTAATGTCGTTGCTTGTATACAGATTCAAATCACCTGCAAAGATGACTTTACTATTTGGATCAATTGTAGATAAATAGGATGTGAGTTCTTCCACCATTAAAAAACGTCGTATTTCATCTTCGGGAGAGTTTCCCGCTTTTAAATGTCCCACAAATACTTCTAACACAAGTGGATTCGTCGCTTGATTTACCGTATTTAGTTTTAACGTATATCGATTGAAATCGCGCAACGTTGTGGTGATAATGTCCTGACCTTCTAAAATAAACTTAGAACTATCGTAATAGATTAAGTTTTGTAGCAAGTTGGAGTCACTTCCCAAATCATCTGAAGTGTTGTTAAAATAGGTTGCTTGCGTATAATTTGGATTGATCATTTGCATGCGCGCGTCAATTAAACCTGCGCCAAACGCATCATTTAATTCACAAACCATAAATAAATCGGGTTGATAATCGGTAATGATGACTTCTAATTCATCGAGTCGATTTATCGATAATTCAGGATAATTTAGAAGATTGTAAAACATTGTTTTTATGTTTTCTTGCGCAATTGTTTGTTGTAATCCTATGCCTAGCAAGCAAAGGATGAGTATTTTTCTTTTCATTTTTTTCTTTTTCGGGTAACAATATTATTCTACAAAACTTCGGTTAGAAGTTAGGACTGAGGTTGGATTTTTTATAGAATGCGTCTAAGATATCCAGTACTTCATTTTCGTTATCTACAATGTGAATCAGGTCTAAATCGCCTGCACTGATGTTTGAAAATTTTTCTAAGAGTGTATCTTTTACCCAATCCATTAAGCCAGACCAGAATTCAGTTCCGACCAAAATGATAGGGAATTTGTCAATTTTTTTCGTTTGAATGAGTGTTATTGCTTCAAAAAGTTCGTCCAACGTTCCAAATCCGCCAGGCATTACGACAAATCCTTGTGAATATTTGACAAACATTACTTTACGTACAAAGAAATAGTCAAAGTTGATGCTTTTATCAGCGTCAATGTATGGATTGTCGTGCTGTTCAAAAGGCAGTACGATGTTTAATCCAACCGACGTTCCGCCACCAAGATGTGCACCTTTGTTTCCTGCTTCCATAATTCCAGGTCCACCACCTGTAATAACACCATATCCATGATCTACGATTTTGTGTGCAATTTTTTGTGCAAGTTTGTAGTATTTCTGATCAGGTTTTGTACGTGCCGAACCAAAGATGGATACACATGGACCTATTTGACTCATTTTTTCGAATCCGTTTACGAATTCGCCCATTATCTTAAAAAGTGCCCAAGAATCGTTGGTTTTTATCTCATTCCAGCCTTTGGCATTTTTTTCTTTTCTCATGTAATTATATTTTTAATCAAAACGTGCTAAGATACTATTTTATGTAGAATTTTGGCATAGCTTTTAGAGGAGATTAACATAATTCAAATCTTACTTGTAAAGACAAAATGAAGTAAAAAAAGATAACAGATCTAAATAAAGTATTGGGTAAGAGGGTAAAACGCTGAATGATAATTATCTACTTGTTGAGTATTATTCGAAGCTATCAAAAAAAGGATCAGGTTCTTGTGACCAATCTTTATTCCAAATGATGTCTTTAGTTATTAATTTTTGAATCATTTGCTTTAAATAACCATTATAAGTTGCTTCTTGTTTTTGAATTTTTTCTTTACCATAATTGTTTGTAACTACATTAATTTCATGATTTCCTAAAAAAA harbors:
- a CDS encoding YHYH protein, whose protein sequence is MKHSKFTHFLFLVAITFIVSCSDDNNNDTTPVDPTPSTESSTPLAAFDEFNTNSVTISFSGDEITIDSNGIPNHTSPYWNPAEPLYINPVVALAQTPGAIGERSFTVTVPAAPELAATSTATGLGPIGISVTGTPIFNDTEGPNVPLEAQIAETFDYAGAHMGPSGYHYHVESSDVPENTVLSHDDEKLIGIMADGFLIYGRKCNSTGDYPTNLDASGGHRSTSQHSDGEEFYHYHVINEYYLGTIIVLFGVDLQGTPNTIM
- a CDS encoding metalloprotease, giving the protein MNTIRTHFGLYLLLLLSFTAFGQHTNTVTATLQAESNTLNVVQKITYTNETGTTLSEIYLNDWSHAFSGKDTQLAKRFAEEFHRNFHLAPDKKRGYTAVANISANAATLDWQRLRKQVDIIKVTLNQPLLPNESVTLHLNYEVKLPYDEFTRYGFAKNGDFSLRYWYMTPAAYRNGWILYSNKNLDDLYTEQADHNITLIVPEKFQVVSGADSVTNDGNGMIQLKSKNVKDITILLRQNSQFKTFQTDKVSITTNIDPYRLDEKEQAISIDKVVQFIHEKLGAFPREKMMISQIDNKKNPVYGLGQLPSFVRPFTDAFQYEIKILKAILEKNLEESMWMDTRTEKWISDAIEIYMMMGYAETFYPNMKLTGGLSKVWGIRSYEFAKLDFNDQYPFMFMLMARKNIDQPLNTSKDSLTKFNNNIANKYKAGVGLKYLKSYFDETVIDDFVKEYYAKNRLQISTRKDFENLLKSKAPKDIDWYFDNYVDSRKRIDYKIKKVKKVEDSLRVTIQNKYDGNFPISLFGIKNDSVVSKYWVTDIGKKKTVTIPSDSIDRLVLNYDKIIPEFNQRDNWKSLNGFFANNKKLRLTFFKDAENPHYNQIFFVPVARFNLYDGFTPGMRLYNKVFLTKRFLYDLKPSYGLRSKQLVGSGSISYRHDIESENSDLYFTRFTVGGNYFNYAEDLAYTRFVPKITFGFRDPDFRSNQKEFIDLRYVIVQREQSEIPTLSTDDDEPNYSVFNARYVYSNPDPIRHMVWFTDFQITKKFSKISFNLDYRKLFRDNRQLNVRFFFGKFLFNDTNSDFFSFALDRPTDYLFDYNYYGRSEDTGLFSQQLVVAEGGFKSKLENPFSNDWIGTSNVSYSLWKWVEAYGDVGFIKNNGSNMRFVYDSGIRLNLVPDFFELYFPVYSNNGWEIAQPGFDQRIRFIVTLSPKTLTKLFTRKWF
- a CDS encoding T9SS type A sorting domain-containing protein; translation: MKRKILILCLLGIGLQQTIAQENIKTMFYNLLNYPELSINRLDELEVIITDYQPDLFMVCELNDAFGAGLIDARMQMINPNYTQATYFNNTSDDLGSDSNLLQNLIYYDSSKFILEGQDIITTTLRDFNRYTLKLNTVNQATNPLVLEVFVGHLKAGNSPEDEIRRFLMVEELTSYLSTIDPNSKVIFAGDLNLYTSNDITFQELTDPANAITLADPINRLGDWHTNSSFIDVFTQSTRTQGGLGGATGGFDDRFDFIMTSENLLTGTDLYYKPNSYKAYGNNLNPNCFNREINSSDCAEVPGSGVSYSQTLRNALYDMSDHLPVVMELETNEQLLSTDQFAETSTFQFVRGNVTADQLAFMLNSNTSNNEYVIYDVLARKLMSGKVKNNDITNVNVANLPKGIYYMKIDNYTETKKFIKK
- a CDS encoding TIGR00730 family Rossman fold protein, whose translation is MRKEKNAKGWNEIKTNDSWALFKIMGEFVNGFEKMSQIGPCVSIFGSARTKPDQKYYKLAQKIAHKIVDHGYGVITGGGPGIMEAGNKGAHLGGGTSVGLNIVLPFEQHDNPYIDADKSINFDYFFVRKVMFVKYSQGFVVMPGGFGTLDELFEAITLIQTKKIDKFPIILVGTEFWSGLMDWVKDTLLEKFSNISAGDLDLIHIVDNENEVLDILDAFYKKSNLSPNF